From the genome of Anopheles funestus chromosome 2RL, idAnoFuneDA-416_04, whole genome shotgun sequence:
GGTTCgctattttcatcacattctgGTTGCATATATGCAACGATGGATGTTGTTGCAGCCTATAAAGTGTTCCTTGTTCCAATACCCGATAATCCTTTTACGATTGTGCATTATACATTAATATTCTTTGAACTGCTTCAATTGTGCTGCAGCAGTTTCGTTTATTGTGCGGGAATTAAATAATTCTGATTAAAATTAAGCTCCATTACAGCACAACAATATGTTTtgggggaaattttgcaatgttcgaaagtttaaaattgtgacaaaaaattttaatcaatacGTAGACTAATGACGAAGTTGAAGTCCGAGAAGGTGAGCATAGcttttactttaaaaacattgaagaaaaaaaacaaatgtccaTTCAAAACTCCCCTTTTCACAATGAAATGTGTGCCCTTTTTGTCATGTGCTTTTTATATAGTTTTATATTCGCAATTAATTTTAGGTAAACAGTGTATACAACAATTTCTTATACTATTATACAAATgtgtatataaatttaaaaaaaaaactcatgaAAACACGCGTTATCCAATATGAAGTGTTCCGGTTGAAAAGTGACCAAAAAgtaacttttcttttccaccatctGGAGTGTACATATATTACACCTTAAGTAATCTTACAttagataaattatttatggAACATAATGGAACAGAAAACGCACCCTAAATAGCTGCACACTAATAAAATCGATTGTTTAATTAGGGTTCCCCGAAAACGATCGTTTCCTCCTTCACGTGAGACACTTTTTTAAGCCGAAAACGAATTATATCCCTTCCCGAAATGCCATTCTATCAAAGCTTACGGCCTCTCCATTCTGGTAAGATCTTtcgacgtgtgtgtgtgtgttgcgagtggttttcttttccactccTACTACTCCGACTTGCTAACATTCCGATTCATTAACTTTCATTATTGCTCCCTCGTCCCGGGTACGCCGTACGATCCACAACCACACAATCCATCTGCATAACTTTTAATGTCTCTTCCGGCCGGAGCTTCCGCACCGTTTGGAGCTTCAAATAATCCGTCCGTTAGCTCCCAAAAACCCCCACTCATCCGGATCGTAAATCGTTCGAGTCATAATTTTCCCACCGATTGCCGGGTTCGAGAACCATCGTCAGCAACCCACGGACACTACATATCACCCACCGTTCCCTCCTTTTTCCAATTTGACATCCGGTCACTGGTCGAACGCGTATAAGTGTAGCTTTAATTAGCAATAAGGAATCTCCTTCACCGCTGGCTGGGCGGGCTGGTACGATGTGGTTCCACCGTACAcgatcacgccggccattaGTTTGCTGTTGCCGGGCAGTACTGCTTCGGGGGCTACACCGGCTTGTAAGGCGACTCCTTCGACTAGGGGCTTGGGATAGGCCACTAAACCGTACCTCACTCTCCCTGGCGGTACCCGGTTGTATCCGTAATGTAAATTTACTTACTTCCACCGGTTGATTTCTTATCGATAGAGAGGGCGTTATCGTTCATTAGACGAGATTTATAGCGCTCGGGATGTTAAATCAACGAAGCAAACATGAACAACGAAGCACACAAACATTACACCGACCGTACGCCCATCTCCTCCACGTcctatcacacacacacacggagaaTGGAACTAGAAGGAGGTCACTTACAAGCTTCCTTGCACGCAAAGCATCAACCATCGTGGGGTACCAgtgcgatggaggcgcccagtacggCGTGCCAATTGCAAACGGCTCCGGATTTAATTTCCATCCAATGTTTGATCAATTTTGTGGCGCTTCTTCGTCGATCGAGCCGGCCCGGTTTGGTGGAAAGGAAAGCGTAACGGAAGCTTTAGGGCATTGCCCATGTGCCCGATCCGGTGGAACAGCGTTGCAACTTCTAGCGCACTTCGTTGCAGTGCCGAGCGCGCGCGCCGGAGAGCTGATTTATGTGTATCGATTAATTTGTGCAACGGCCCTGCACAGGCTGCTTTGCGTAGTCAATTATCGATGATTTACATGTCAATAAGCGTAATCAAGGCTGATTGCGAAACGAACACCACTAGACCACACTTACGTGGTACGATATGACAGGCCGAATGGTGCCGGTGTAACACGCAAATCGATCATTGCCAGTTGCTGATTGTACATACTGTTTCGCTTCTTTCACCAAAAAGGCCTAATCGGTGCAAAAACGTACCACCTCCCCCACCCATGGTtacggcgtgtgtgtgtttgtgtgtatgtgcttgtGCAGAAATTTCtgttaaagttttaaaaataaccccAAATGTACCTCAACGATCGGTTCGAAAATTTGATTGTCCCTTATAATTAGCTTTACGAGCGACGCAAACGCAAAACGTGGGCGAACCTTCTACGACAGTACGACCCACGAGCAGGTTACCGACCCGCACAGATTTCCCACAAACCTTTCGACCCAAAGTTCGGCCATTCGCCATGCGAAGCGGCATGAAGGTTCGCCTTTTTCTTGAAGGCGAGTTTTGTGCTTGGTGCGTCGTCGTCGGGtcggaaaatttcattacgaTGCTAGTAAAACACAATCGAATGTGGCACCCTTTCCTCCCGCAAAAAGCATGTCCCGCGTGTTGCCGCGTACCGTACCTGTGCCGGGCACTGTTCTTGAAAACGGAAAGATATTTGATTATCGTTGATAATATTTTGTACGTCTTGGCATTTTCCCTTGGTGCAACTGCTCCGGCCGGGAGCGAGGTTTTGGTACTGGCTCGGGCGAATTCAATTATTTGACGCAGCAAACAAGCTATAGTTAAACTTAGCTTCATGCCCCCCACCCCCGACGGTTAGGTGCAACGGAATTCTAACGATCGAAGGAAAACCAGTTACGCTTTGCCGTTGAGCGGCGAGCTGCATGAACCCAACCCGTCGATAGCAAACCCACAATGTCCTGGGAAATCATTGATCAGGGTTTACGGAACGTAATCGGTTTCAATTTCGGTATCTAATAGCAACCGATGAAACATTCCCAATACGTTGCTTTCGTCGTGTGCAACATGAGATGGGAAGGTGGGAAGATTTTGTGATTCTAGAAGATAAACATGCCATTCTAACAAAAGGCCATTGggcaagataaaaaaaagatgaaaacagAGATATCCttacttaaaaaaagagcAGAAACAGTTACCATTCAAAACACCCACAAATTTCCCTTCTCCACCATTCTTCAGTGTACGCGCTcctttaaaggaaaaaatccccaaaatacatttatctgtttcatttcattttttcatgtttatttttattatttcatgtgTATAATGCTTAAGGAATAATACAAAGTAATGGTCGTTGAATTACAAATACCAATTAGTGTAGGGATCCCTCAGCTCGCTCGTTACGCTCCTTGTCGTGAGCGCCAGCAAAGTTTCAAGCGAAATGGCCATCAAATGTTTTACGTCGGGATGTAAGGGTTAAATCGCGGTATACAATGGATTAatcaatgtgtgtgtgtgtgtgtctgtgcgaaATACGCAGTATAAATCAAAGCTCAGAATCAAACCGATAGCAAAACACAAAGCATAAATATTAACCATCGTTATTGTCCTAACCATGATGATAAGTATAAAGCAAAGTTTAAACACGCGGATGTTACTAAATCGGAACGAAAAACCACCTTCAAGCTTGTGAGAAAACCGCTCGAATCTAGCACTTTGCTTTCCAAAGCCTTACGCTAGATGACGCTCGCACGCACtggtttgtggtttgtgtCTAGGATGCACACTTTATATCGAACCCGCTAGGTGGCGCTGTTCGTTCAACAGTTTAAAAAcgcaaacagaaacaaaatacGAAACGTAAAGCGtgcttttttcaaaattggaGATATTACACttaaaaaagatattaaaaaatataacgaaagtttagaaaaaataagtgaaaagtttaaaaaaagcaatctCTTATCACGACACTGCACGTCTGGCGTGTTTCGATCCGCAAAACGTTCTTAATTCTATTGTTGgcctgtgtgttttttttatctgtttaaGCGCACGTTGTGTACCGGACATCATGTTTTGTCGTCTCGCACACCACCGTCTATAAAACTGCCGACTACATGttataagaaaaaatggaatttacTCGAATGGATTAGCATTGCTTCCGTACGTTCCCTGATCGTATCAAatctatcgttttttttttgcttcctgttTTTCTCCTCCCTCGCTTGGCCCTTGTTGGCGGAAATCGTTCACGAaatctttccctttttgttccCTCGATTATGCACACACCGATAAGGTGGTCCGCTACTCTACTAACCTAATCAGCGTTCGCTCACTTTCCAGCAACCCTTCTGTTTGCTTGTTAAATCCGTTTCTCAGTATAATCTCTGTCGTTTCAGATACATTCTGCCTAAAGCTAACGTACGTCCATTTTCCCtaacatttgttttctaaCGTGCTTCATCATCACTTCACCATTTACTTCAGCTTAACCCTAACCGAAAGAAATACGTTGGACTGTTCTGCAATTGGGATCACTTTCCCGCCTGATTAAAGAAGCTTCAATGTCACGTGAAATGTCCAAACACCTAGTGTCCGGTTTCCGTGCCGATTCTCCCCACCCTCCCTAAACATGTTCAAATTCATGCGTTCGTTTTGGTTTGATCACACATTTTCTGCTAACCATAAGATTATTCCACGCCAAAGTTTACTTTACGCTCGATCGTTCTCGCCTCACAGCATCATTTGCTGCGTGTTAATATTTGGCCCACCGTTCGTCGTTCGCTGCGCTTTAATCTTTTCCCTTGATAGCCTTTAATTTTGACACAAAACCTTCTCATgtgatacaaaacaaaaatagtaaatgCGTTCTACTGCATACACAATCAcagctgtatgtgtgtgtgtaatgttGTCAGGATTTCTAGAAGccaatttttggggaaagatTAATTCTATCATCCGCACACGACAAATCGAACAAACGGCAAAGTGCTTGTTTTCAAGCTATATCAAGCTATACGCGGCCTATCAAAGTGGATTTGGTGGGGCGCTTTCTACCGCATCTTATTCAATCGAGACGCGGGTTAGCAACAGACCACGTTTTTGTAGCCAAGCGCTGGAATGAAATGACAAACATATACCCATTAACCAATCTTCCAATCTGATGTTAAATGTTTTCCACAAACCCAACTTACCCAATGCCTGCGCCAAGCAGAAGCGACAATACGTTCGTTAGGACAATCGAGTACAGAAACTCCCGAGAGAACAGGGAGTTTTTCCCAACACGGACCTGCCTTATGGAGTAGCCGGCGTGTATAGGTTTGTTCATTTCCTCGTTTGTTGGACTGGGATGTTCGAATTTCCATGTTCTGTTTGTGGGAAGGGgtacaagaaaaagaagaaaagttttcattatttttacataTTCATTCTATATTCGAAACAATTAGCTACGCTATGTGTTGCCACTCACTTGGGAGGAAGTTGATCGGGTCGACTGCTCCAATCCCAAACCCAATCGGTATCTTTCACAATTTCACCCTCCTggggaacaaaaagaaagaaagagaagacaAATATATATATTAGTTTCATTATAAATAATTCTCATTACATTTGCTACAACACTTTCATTTTTACACACAAGACACACAATATTGTATAATGCAATTCTAATAATAAATGCAACACTAATTACGAAGATAATCGCATCATAGACAGCGATGCCCATTCCCATCTCTGTTCGTGTAATGAAACACACAGAGGAGAATGgagattggaaaaaaaatattagcaaAACTTTACGCAAACAACGCGCCATTAATATATGGCACGATCGAAAACAACAGATTGCGAAAGCAATTATAAATTATCGATTGAAGCAAGTTAGATTCTAGATATATTGACGGGCAACTAAACACACATGGTATCAAATTCGCCTGGAGATTTGCATgtgtattttaaataaaaaaaaacctcactttaGTAACTTTTGCCTTCAAAACGAATTCCGTAGTCCACCAAAAAATTGCTCACATTACATAGAGTGATACGAAATCTCGCTATAATTATCAACGTCCAGTTTGCTGGTTGCATTTGGAAATGTGTCTCTGTTCCAGCTCGCTACACTAACTGACCACAAAACCCATCTCAAATTCGACTCGGATGTTGTTACAAAATAGTTCGTACAAAAATactaccaaaacaaaaaaaaaccgaccaaCCACAATGCCAACCACCCGAAAGCCTCTCACATTACGTCAACGGCGAGGTTGTCTGTGTTGGGGGGTTTGTGTTTCCGTTTgacatttaaaacaatcacCACATTCATCCCCAACCCCAAAATTCCCCAGCCGCTGCATCATCATATCAAAGGCAGTATAATAGACAGATGATCGAGACTGCCtttagagtgtgtgtgtgcgtgtgtttgtgtgggggATCGTAAGCTGGTTACCTTGTGCACATGGTTGATGTACACATTTCGAAGATCTTCCTCCGTGGCGGCCAGCTCCGTATTTGGGCTGTTTGGAGGAGATTTGGGGCTTCCACGCAGTGATGTTATACGGCTCGATTCCTGGGAATCGCGCTGAGCCTCCCGCAACAGTCTTATGTATTCTTCCACGGACGCAAACGCCAACGGTGCCGCCGTCCGGTCTGGACTCTTCGTTCCCACCGTGCCGGATAGGGTTGTGGCACCGGTGAGGATATTATTACCCAGCCCGGATCCAGCAACTGTTCCTGTTGCCGCTCCGCTATTCGAACTCGTATTGGACGACAGCTCAATCCAGGACTCTGTGAATGAAACAGGTGTAAGGGGAGAAGTTGTGGTGAGAGGACTTTAAACGAATTAGCATAAGACAACAAATTTGAACCCAACAGAGCGGAGCTCGATTGTACCGTGGGTTAAAATTGCACCAGGGAATGAAATGAAGCTTTTGCAAACAGATAGGAGATACAGGTTGGAACGACCTTGAACAACGGCAACAACGCCATCTTCCACAGGCGTGCCATCCATATTGTTTTCGTCCGTATTTTCTTCTCCGGTTTGTTCGTGAACCTTTCACGTCTCTTCTGCtttccgaatccttcccctctctctctcttaacAGCTGCATCGGTTTTCTTGCCTCAAGGTCTGCGCGAACCCGGCATATAGAaacgtgttttgttgtgttgcattttgttCGGAGCTTCAGGGTGATGGGGTTGTATTATCGTCGTTAGTCAGAGTACTGCCCAGGGCAGCacgaaattaatatttatcacGAAGAggtgctcgcacacaccgagCTAAGTTTACCACGTCGTAAATGATTAACCGAATACTGATTAGTATGCGTTCGTTGGTACAAAACTAAACCCCAGAATAGACTACAGGAAGTGAACAAAAATGCGGAGGTGTTGTGGAAtggagacacaaaaaaaaactcgtttgCACATCGGATACGCCTCAATGCCCAAGATGCAGcactaaaacacacacaacaaacgtTCTTTTTATTGGTAGATGCGATCGACTAATAAGCGAGGAACCCTAGAAACGGTTCCCTTTCCAAGTGCATCAAAGCTTAGATTTTTGATGAAGTTGTGAGAAGTAAACGATCGACGACACAAACCAAAAGCATAGACATAGACTAAAAAGTAGGTCATTTCCCATGAAACTAATTTGAAGATTTTAACGGATCGCTTCaaccatcaacattgaccaTGGGAACCTCAAGGAGACTATATTTGTGTTCAAATTTGgacataataaaacaatacctACTAGCGGCACTAGTGCGCgaaattaaatgttattttgtCGCACTTTtaacagacaaacaaaacatcattcaACCGGAAACATGCCATTTTTGATACACCCTCTATTTTACTAACGCTTTTGAAGACAAATTTGGTTAACAAATAGCCAAGCGTGCTTTAACCTCAACCCCATACACCATTATTCGTTACGGTCCCTATTTCTATCTATAACGTTTGTTTCACGCGCACATCCAAAAGTCAACCCGATTAaaaacgatttgtttgaaTAGAGACAGGAATGAAACACATCGCATAGTCGACAAACCCCCCTCAGGCCTCACTACACACTTCCGgtgcaataataaaaacaaacgaacgttGTTACAGTTACGCATACGCCTTCACACGATACACGATTTCGTATGGAAATAACATCACACTATTCGTGGGTTGTTGCCTATCGGTAGACAATATCGGCCATTCGTTGTCGCCCATCTGTTTGTATCTGGCAATTACTGCCCTAAAGCCGGCCATGTTTACTCGCTACGAAGCTAGTAATtagtcatttttatttgtgcttttatcgtaaacttatttatttaccatCTGCTTTTATTGGGTCACACAACACAACGATAGCTTGGCCAGATTTGCTTCTCCATTTGCCAGATTTGATTCAccagtattttattttgttttgtattgtaattacattttttccaatatGGCGTGTTACTTAAATGAATATACCACAATATAGTTttctttaattgttttaattagattttattttattaaagtaATACAATCAAGATGAGCACTGGTTGCCACTCAAATTACTTCCCTAAAATACTTGTTTGTCCAGTTACAAACTTCTGAACGTGCACTTGAACCTTCCGAGCTTAAAGCTCTTTAAGGTCGAAAGGAGCACTGCACAACTGATAAGACGGTCATTGtcgaaccaacaacaaaaagaaaagtagaaaaaCGAACTTGAGCACCACTTCAAACTACACCCGCAGCCAGTGTGTAGAAAACTAGAATAAATAACCAATTGTGTGCCTGTTACAATGACACCTTGAAGTAGCTTAGAGGGGTTAGAgcatgttgtttttctttcgcaccTTCCAGCACTGGGCAGTAACTGTGGCACGAAGCTAACGTAAACAAAGTAAACGACGTCACGTAGGGCAGAGTAGTTTGAAAACCGCCATACCGTACCTAGAAACCCGAAACATCGCATGTATGCACACGTCCGCAAGACGTCAGCCAAACGTTCCAAAAGCTAATCGTAAACGCCGGGGTTGCTCCCTTTGGGTGTGTTGTTCGTGACGTCAATTGCACTTGCAGTCAGTCTTAGCAGCAACAGGGATGAACCGCGAAACCATTTTTAGTCGCAATAATGAGAACACgttggcagaaaaaaaacacgtcaaTGACCATCGATATGAATCTATGGACTAAAGGAAACGTCCGGAAAATGAAGATGGACAGAACAAAGAGATTTTCTTGCTGTCTGGATTCAAGGCAAAAAGGTCATGAGACAGACTGTTGCCCTACATGCGATGGGGTCGCACACATTGTCTTGCGATAAAGATTATGCAGAATATTTTCTGCGTGAAAACTTCACAATTTTAAGtgcatatttttcttcctttgtggCACTTAGATACTTTCTTATCCGGCGCAATGACCGTTTTTCGATCGTGGCCTCCTGCAGGAGTATTCTAAACCGCTCACGATCGAGGAGCGCCGTCGTCTGTCACAATCCGTTCTTTCTCGCTTCTGCTGTCGTAAAAGTACTTTACGGCCTGTGTTGTACGGTCCCATTGGAATGGCTTGCCAAGCCCGCCGGGGTTCTGACATCTGCCTCCAGAACACGAATAATAGGGTTTCTCCAGTTTTTGGACAAAGATCATGTCTCAAAGGCGTATCTATTATAACTACATAAGATCTATACAATCCCTGTTTCGATCGTCGCGACACGTGTTTTCATTGGAGTTGCCTCAAGTTTCCTCAATCAGAAAAAAAGACCGATTGACAGTCAGCAACTCCACTGCAAAACTCAATAAATGTGTCTGGGAGTTCCTATTGGCATTTCTGCCTTTCTTTCCTAGACTTAATTCATAGCAGAATAGTCAACAATAGGGTACGGGTCCATATCAGATTTAATTTCCGAGTTCTTTCGTGTGAAGAACAGATCTTATTACTATAAATGTCCAAGCAAATAATGGTTCTTTAGAAGGGTAATAGAAATACAAATGCATCTATCCTTTTGGATTACTTTCACTTTCgacggaaatgaaaataaatcactgcTGTTACGTGTTGTGATGTCGGAGGTTGTGACAAAATAAATTCTCGGCTATGAGCCAATTGGGATTTCCTTCCGCTTTATATATCGGGGATCATTCACAACAAATCACAGCACCACACGTTTGCATTTAATTGCAAATGTTCTTTAGACTACAGCGCTGACAGAGCACGTACATCGGTCAAACGACTGTGTTGGCGTAGGTCAAGCTAATAACCACCCGCACACACCACGCAAAACTCAACCACCGTTTAACTGTGCCGGTGGAATTCCTTCGCGTACGAGAGTAAACCATGCTCCTACTACACTTCCGCAATCAAGCGTCCACACCGAACACGATGGTTTTAGAAGCGGGAGTAAGGCCGCAAACGACACGTCACCCGGTGCAAGCGATTATGCAGCCAGCGTCTAGACTGTAGTGcaacatttaattattttgaaacaacCGTATACAATCGTGTGATAAGTTCAATGGAAAGACACAGCAGCTTCTGAAGCGCACAACGTCCACACAACGCGTGCCGGTTGTGAGGGTCGAATTGCACGTTTTCAATGCCTGGTAAACAGTTAAACCTGTAAGTTATCTCATCGTAATCTTGCTACTCTGCTAAAAGCACGACACAGCTgatttaataaaagaaaacaccaacaGTGAGGAATGGAATTTCTTCGAATCATCTCAAATGATGCGATTGGTAGTGTATGCTGTTTAAAAACTATTGCTGCATCAACTAGAAGGTAATGATAGGTCGGAAAGTATGACATTGAGACAAGGTGTGTTACTAGGCACACCCGACTAATGACTATAGTGACATCGCTCAACGACGTAAATTAGCGGAAACACATCCCGTAGACCACCACAGTACACCGCGCCACCAGTCGGCGGTCATATCACGCCAATAGCCGATTAATTAAACGCCCTTCACATATTACTACTGCCACCGGCGTTTTTTCacacaattaaattttaatttacaacgCATCAATCTCGACGATGATTGATGGGTTGAGCTTTGTTCGTATGATATCACTCacaagagcgaaaaaaaaatcgcagcATTAAATGAGCATgaacataaatcaatttcaattgccTTTCTTTCATGCATAATGAGACAACAATTAAGCCAGTAAGTGGTGGATTAAATTCGAATtgtgaagcataaaaaatgtgtCCTTGCATTTAGTATTAATtaagcttttcttttaaaaatatgcaaagatAATAAACAAGCAAAGACCAACATTTTCCTGGCCCTGACGATGGACCAAAATATTCCGATTCTGACATGAAATAGTTGGAGATCCTGCTAATGAGACATACCGACAAAAAAGATCTATCAGTTACAGCTGAGTGCCTTTGAGAGGTTTGATCATTCATCCTTCTTCAGCGGAATCGATCTTGAACGATGAAAATCTAACGCTCAGAAAACAACTCAGGCCTATATCCTACCTCACTGCAAGTCCTGAAGGAGAGTCCTTTTGACAGATCATCTCCTCGAACCAAGATCATCTCCAGGAAAATAGAGTGGAAGTTATTGAAGCTTGTCTTTTTGATGGACGACGTAAATTACATAGAACTTAGGACATCTAACTGGTTCTAGGTAGATGTCACCATATATGTCCAGGTTCATcaacaattacatttttaaacagaGCCTGCAGGCTACTGTCAGATGCGGATGACTCCGACTTAGtacacttttgttttgaacGATAAGCACACAAACTCCTCAAGATCTCGATCTTCTTAGGTTCTACTGAACTTATCGCGTACATATGATGTTCCATCATATGTGATGTTCTATAGGTCATGATTAAATTCTGATTTACGATATGGAATTTCTTCATTCCATAGTAGATTCAAGAGCAGAGTGATCCTAAGAAAATCTGatcacttttttcaaaattcctCTAAAGTACACGTAATAAAGTGGCTCTGATTGAATTGCTACAAAGAATTCCAAT
Proteins encoded in this window:
- the LOC125763115 gene encoding BCL2/adenovirus E1B 19 kDa protein-interacting protein 3, whose protein sequence is MFRTVNLTSDKGSLVSSSSKAAMTTSTSSQLAKMGPEELGESWIELSSNTSSNSGAATGTVAGSGLGNNILTGATTLSGTVGTKSPDRTAAPLAFASVEEYIRLLREAQRDSQESSRITSLRGSPKSPPNSPNTELAATEEDLRNVYINHVHKEGEIVKDTDWVWDWSSRPDQLPPKTWKFEHPSPTNEEMNKPIHAGYSIRQVRVGKNSLFSREFLYSIVLTNVLSLLLGAGIGAWLQKRGLLLTRVSIE